One Jannaschia sp. GRR-S6-38 genomic window carries:
- a CDS encoding DUF6151 family protein, translating to MTNIVCHCHDCRAAYTHLGLADPEKVGILQTAQDRIRITQGGENLRVFRHSPRGALRWYATCCDTPLFYTPLKPRLVHVGVNTDRLEDPTAAGPVQAEAFIPGDNGKQRHKGAGRMIARMAKRVAAHNLSGKWRETPFFDADGNPVVDPTVLSREERAAALMGVRR from the coding sequence ATGACGAATATCGTCTGCCACTGCCATGATTGCCGCGCGGCCTACACGCATCTCGGCCTCGCCGATCCTGAGAAGGTGGGCATCCTGCAGACCGCGCAGGACCGCATCCGCATCACGCAGGGCGGCGAGAATCTGCGGGTCTTCCGCCACAGCCCGCGCGGTGCGCTGCGCTGGTACGCGACCTGCTGCGACACGCCGCTGTTCTATACGCCGCTCAAGCCCCGCCTCGTGCATGTCGGGGTGAATACCGACCGGCTGGAAGACCCGACCGCCGCCGGCCCCGTGCAGGCCGAGGCCTTCATCCCCGGCGACAATGGAAAGCAGCGCCACAAGGGCGCGGGCCGCATGATCGCGCGCATGGCCAAGCGCGTCGCGGCGCATAACCTGTCGGGCAAATGGCGCGAGACGCCCTTCTTCGACGCGGATGGCAACCCGGTCGTCGACCCCACCGTGCTCAGCCGGGAGGAGCGCGCCGCGGCGCTGATGGGCGTGCGGCGATGA